CTCCACTCCTTGATATGCCCCAATGACAAGGGACAGTGCAAAGAAAAACCCGGACCAGCCGCCTGTAAAGAAGCCGCCATGGCTCCAAAGATTTGAGATTCCAATGGCATCTCCTCCGTTGCCAAGCCCAAAGAAAATCAAGCCAAATCCAGCAATAATCATTAAAATAATGGTCACAATTTTGATGAGTGCAAACCAAAATTCAAACTCGCCAAATGATTTAACCGAAACTAAATTCGCAGCACCAAGAATCGCCATTGCTACAATGCCGGGAACCCAGGCAGGCAGATCTGGGAACCAGTACTGCATATAAGCTCCAACCGCAATAATTTCCGACATTCCCACAATCACCCATTGGAACCAGTTGCTCCAGGCAGTCATGTACCCTGCTAATGGATGAATATATTTATGGCCAAAAGTCGCAAATGACCCTGTGCTTGGCTCTAAATAAAGCATTTCTCCCATTGCACGCATAATAAAAAAGATAAAAACGCCAGTGATTGCATAAGCAAGCATAACAGAAGGACCTGTCCATTGAATCGTGCTGGCAGAGCCCATGAACAGCCCGACACCAATAGTGCCGCCTAAAGCAATCATTTGAATATGACGAGACTCAAGGCCTCTATTCAATTCTTTGTTTGCCACTTTCTTTTTCCTCCTTTGACACGATAAATAGCAGAACGCCGGGAAAGTCCACCCTGTCTTCTTTTATTCACCAGGGAAATAGTGAAGGAGGCATTGTGCTTCTCATTTTTCACCTGCAAGCATGATGCAGCTAGAAAGGTTCGTTATTTACCGTAACTGAATTATCTATTCTATAATAATAAATTTCTTCAAAAAATACAATTGTATCTCCTGGAAAAACACTAACAACTATATTTGCACTAATATTTAGAATAGTTTAACTTTTCGTAACGGTTTTACGATTAATTATCCTGAAATAGTAAATCTTGTTCCCCAGTGTGAATACAGTTTTCGCTTGAAAAAGGAGGCTTTATACCTCTTTCCTTCAATTAACCTTTTTCTCCACAAAAAGACCCTTTAAAGCAATGATCATATTGCTTTAAAGGGTCTTTTAAAGGAGTATTTACGCTTTTACGCCTTCTTGACTGTGAGCAGCAAGAAACGCTTCTGTAATCAGTAAGATCTCATCGGAATTATTATATATCACCGTATTTTCGGGAATTTCAATGTCCTCCATGACAATAGCCCGTTCGATGTATGCCCCACGGCCAATTCGCGCATTCGGCATAATAACGCAGTCTTTTACAATTGCATCCTTTTCGATCTGTACACCTTGAGAAACGACTGAATGTTCCAGTTCGCCATCGATGATAGACCCTTCATTTAAAAGAGAGTGTTTAACAGATGCATTACGGCCCATTACCTGTGGCGGATGATTGGCATTAATGGAGTAAATGCGCCATTCTGGATCATACAAATCCAACTCTTTGCCCTGGTCGAGCAAGTCCATATTGGCTTCCCATAAGCTTTTTACTGTACCTACGTCTTTCCAGTATCCTTTAAATGGATAAGCCGTTAACTTTAAATTGTCTGCAAGCATAGCCGGTATCACATCTTTACCAAAATCGTTGGATGAATCCGGATTTTGCTCATCATGCTCTAGGTATTCTTTTAAAACAGACCATTTAAAAATGTAGATGCCCATTGAAGCAAGGTTGCTTTCAGGATGTTCCGGCTTTTCATCAAAACGAGTGACATTATAAGATTCATCTGTATTCATAATGCCGAAGCGGCTTGCTTCTTCCCACGGAACTTCAATAACAGAAATGGTCGCGTCTGCACCCTGCTCTATGTGATAATCGAGCATTGCTTCGTAATCCATTTTATAAATATGATCACCCGATAAAATCAGCACATGCTCTGGATTATGCTGTTGAATATAATGGAAGTTTTGGTAAATGGCACTTGCTGTACCGGAATACCAATTTACTTTTGAAGACTCTGCGTACGGCGGAAGAACAGTTACTCCGCCATCCCGGCGGTCTAAATCCCACGCACTTCCAATCCCAATGTATGAATTTAAAGCCAGCGGCTGATACTGTGTTAAAACACCTACAGTATGGATACCGGAGTTTGCACAGTTAGAAAGCGGAAAATCGATGATACGGTACTTTCCGCCAAATGGTACAGCAGGCTTGGCTAGCGTTTCGGTTAATTCCTTTAAACGGCTTCCTTTTCCTCCAGCAAGAATCATTGCAATACATTTTTGTCTTTTCATGATGTCATTCTCCTTTTTCTTTCTCCTGTATGTTTTTTATCTATTAAATCAAGCATTAAGTATGTGAATTTACGCGGACGAAAAGTGCCACAACCTTTGTATACCCCATTTGCCGACTGTTAATCCTTCTGCCTTTAAAATTTTTTCATTTTACATTCAAGGAGAAAAAAACAATATGAAGTTTAAAAAAAGATTTCTGATAGAAAAGACCGAAAAAAATGCTGGTTTTACATAAATGTTTATTAAATAACGGGTGAATATTCTTACTCCTCAAGGCGTTTTATTGCGAATGACCGGGAATCTAAGTAGTATAAAGTGCTAGAAATAGAAAAAATTTCATCCGCGAGAGAATGAGAAAATTTTGCTGGCTGCCATAAAAAGGAGAAAAAATGAACATAATAAAACATTCAGTTGGCACCAATGAAAAAACGAATTATTTATCGCATTACAGGCCAGAAGACTCCTTCAAATTGCCTTGCAATTAGTGGGAGATGAATGGCCGCTTTTTTTTTGTTTGTTACTTAGCAGTTGAAACGTATGTTTCCTTTTTGCTATACTGTACTTGTTAAATACTGGAGGTGGATCAGAATGATGCTGAACTACCGCTTTGAAATTTTTCCGAATGAGGAACAAAAAAGCACGCTTCACTCATGGGTGAACCTCTGCCGCCAGCAGTATAATTCCGCTCTTCTTGATAAACAGAGAGCCTACCAAAAGAACAAGAAAAACCTGATGAAATCTGATCTCAGTGCTTTATTAACCCTATCTAAGAAACACCATCCCTATCTTAAAAAAGTGCCTTCTCAGCCCCTTCAGGAAACACTGGACAGACTGGGAAAAGCGTTCGATAAATTCTTTAAAAAAGAAGCCGGCTATCCTAAAGTGAAAAAACATAAAGACTACCACTCGATTACATTTACACAGTTTGGTATGAGCAAACAAAAAGATAAAAAAGGAAAGATGCATACCGTCCGGCGGGCTGTTTCCTTCGGAAAAGGAGGAAAACTCCTCATTTCTAAACTGGGCTTAATGGATATCCGCCTCCACCGGAAACTGGACGGCAAAGTAAAACAGGTGATCATTAAGCGCCAGAATGGGCGCTGGTTTGCTATTTTCTGTGTCGAAAGACAGGCAGACCCGCCACAGGCTTTCCATCAGGCCTCTGAAACAGCTGGTATTGATGTTGGTATCAATAAAT
The genomic region above belongs to Domibacillus sp. DTU_2020_1001157_1_SI_ALB_TIR_016 and contains:
- a CDS encoding glucose-1-phosphate adenylyltransferase, encoding MKRQKCIAMILAGGKGSRLKELTETLAKPAVPFGGKYRIIDFPLSNCANSGIHTVGVLTQYQPLALNSYIGIGSAWDLDRRDGGVTVLPPYAESSKVNWYSGTASAIYQNFHYIQQHNPEHVLILSGDHIYKMDYEAMLDYHIEQGADATISVIEVPWEEASRFGIMNTDESYNVTRFDEKPEHPESNLASMGIYIFKWSVLKEYLEHDEQNPDSSNDFGKDVIPAMLADNLKLTAYPFKGYWKDVGTVKSLWEANMDLLDQGKELDLYDPEWRIYSINANHPPQVMGRNASVKHSLLNEGSIIDGELEHSVVSQGVQIEKDAIVKDCVIMPNARIGRGAYIERAIVMEDIEIPENTVIYNNSDEILLITEAFLAAHSQEGVKA
- a CDS encoding transposase; the encoded protein is MMLNYRFEIFPNEEQKSTLHSWVNLCRQQYNSALLDKQRAYQKNKKNLMKSDLSALLTLSKKHHPYLKKVPSQPLQETLDRLGKAFDKFFKKEAGYPKVKKHKDYHSITFTQFGMSKQKDKKGKMHTVRRAVSFGKGGKLLISKLGLMDIRLHRKLDGKVKQVIIKRQNGRWFAIFCVERQADPPQAFHQASETAGIDVGINKFAVLSNGEEIPNPGFLRKEEKKLIRAQKKLSRKKKGSSNWQKQVARMQKLHARVANQRKDFLHKAAFRLANTYSVVCVEDLNIRNLVKNRKVSKSIHDAGWGMFRQFLAYKCERNGGQLVKVKPHFTTQDCSDCGKRVKKSLSIRTHACPDCGLVLDRDHNAALNIEKAGLVQIGLIPAI